TTCCAGCAAATAAACCAATTCCCAGCTATAGCACCAACCCTTAACCCATTTCATCAGGATgacattctttacattacagtGGGACCGATCACCACTCTTCTATTTACAACTAACACAAACTTGCCATATGGTAAGCACCTAGAATGAGTAAtacattaaattatattaggtCTAGTTCACAATTACGTTAGCAGTAGTCAAGGGAGTGTGGCTGACTGTCTAACCTTCTATTACTTTTCAGCTCATCTGGGTAAAAATCTAAGTACATGTATTTGCTAATACAAAATATGTGTCTAGTACCTTCGGCGATCCAACTCACTTTGTGGCCTTTCAGGCAATTTATGCACATCGAGATAGACAACACCATTCCTTTTGTGCACCCCCATTTCCCAAGGCTCGTGTCGAATATAAGCAGTTGCCAATATCTGCACAAAACAAGAGGTTAATCAAATATTGAAAGAGGTTGTCTTCCAAATATAAAAAGCTACAAAAATTTCCCTAAACAATCAGTTAAATGCTGAGCCAGTTAACAGATCCACTGAGTCAAAAGAAAGATAAAACGGAAAATCATAATATAAAGTAGGTGTAGCAAGTTAAATGCTCCATAATAATAACTCCATTATGTTTGATTCTCCCGTATGCTACCTCGTACATCTGTTGTCTGCATATTAAATCTGTTTTTCCTGTATCCATATGTTAGAAGCATCTTTCAAATCCAATTTCACCAACAGCAACCAATTAGGGTACAAGGATCAGTTGCATGGAATAGATTACAGAACTTGTCTTGTTATTTGAGCATCACTTAAAAGTAGCTAATCAGTCCTTCAAGGCTAATGAATGCTTTGAACAGCTCAACCATATTGGCTCACCAGAAATTAACAATGATTACTAGAAGTTATCCAGCGTAAAAGTGGGggtaagaaaaggaaaaaaaatgttaaaaataagaTTGATAACTTTTAGTAATTACCTTATTCAGGTTGTTACGGAAAGTCTGGAGGGGAAGAAGTAGAGAAAAGAACATTAGCTAATAGCCTTCATCAGAATTTTATAGCATATACAGCAAAAGGCAGAGATATCTCTTACCACAAAATGCATATTTTGAAGCATGATATTTTTGTCCCTTATGCAACCAAGAAGGTCGCCAAATCCTTCAGAGCCCAAATCTGGTCAGCAGGTTcatttaaaacaaaataaatgaagTCAACTTGATAATATCAGCCCTCAAACAGAGCCATAGCAAATAAATTTAAGTACATTTGGGGGAAAAACTaatcttttcaattttttgtcATCACAATATGCATCTCATTATTGATAGCAACAACATACAAGTTTCACAAAGAAGCCTCACCTTTTTTCTCAATGAAAGTATCAAAGCCCTCATTTAGATCTGCTCCGATGTCTTCAGAAATATAACGCCTAAAAAGCCTCTAATAATGTGGAATAGAGTGGGATTTGAATGAGCTAAGCGTAATCACAAAATATGATGCAAGACCGAATCTTATGAAAGAGTAAAAGAACCTATTAGAGAAACAAGTTCCAAAGGCTCACCAAGCTCCGATCATCAAAGCAGACGTCTCCACCTTCTACACGACTATAGCAAGCAAGTTCACATGGCTGTaggataaattaaattatttagtatgaTAAATAAATAGTACATAAACTATCAATTAAATAGTCCAGCCAGCACCATGGCTCACTAGTATCATGATACTACATGTGGTAGACACAAGCAAACCACCACAAAAAAAGTAAAACCAATAAGATCTTTGACTTTATGTGCTTTTGCATTTTCCATCATTTGGGACTCCAGGGAATCAAAGGAAAATGTTTTCCTAGTCAATGAAAAAACTAACCCAAATACAAGGAAAGTAACTTCATATTGTCAAAACAAGAAGTCACTATCCAGGCtttttaaaactcataaaaaggAACGGGAACTATAAGAGACCAACATACTAATCATCATTTGCATCGGTAGACACCAAAAATCACCACATTTTATCATTCTTTGTGCAACTTTCTCCCATATTCATCTATAAATAGGAAAAaggcttttttttttcgaaTAAACCAATTCATTTGGGACCTTGCAGATCCACTCTTTTTCCTATTCAAAGATTAACCCTTAAAAGGGCCAAGCCATAACAAATGAGAAGCTATACGAATCAATTCCAACATAATTCTCTAATATAGCCATCTCTTTTAGGCACTTGAATACTTCCTAACAGTTCAGGACCATTTACTGTTATTTATAAGatgtcatatattttaaaagaaaattacgtCTTCCACAGCTATGAAAGTCCCAGAAGCTAATTTCCAGCTCATTTTTAATATTGCAATCAAATGATAGAAAATAGATCATCTTTACTGAAAATGCTTTTCTTAGAAAAATTTCAGTAAACaagttattttttgaaaaacagaGACTTCGTAAGCAAACAAAGACCAGACAGCTACATTTCACCATGAAAGACGTGCATCAGACCATCtaagaatcaataaaattagggTGATCACGGTCAAAACCTTAGCATGATGAGCGATAAATATCCGGAAGTTGTGACAGTTATTACATTATGTTAGTAAAACAATATAGACACTACTCCACAGACTATAAATcaccccccccccaaaaaaaaaaaaaaaaaaaacataaaatagattaagaaataaatttataaaaaacctACCGCCTGAAATGCAACCATTTTTCTCGATAATGTTTCCTCACTCTTTGAGAACTTGAGGTCAGAAACAAATCGTTCATCACGATGtccatttgaaaattttgaaccATAGCCATAGCCTTGACGTGGAGGAAATCCAGGTCGAGGAAGAAGGCCTACTCCTCTATCATTTTGCCAACGGCCACGTCCAAAATTCCCGCGACCCTGGTTGTTGACATTGCGTATGACAGGCAACACTGCCAAATAGAGTTCCAGGGGAAAAATAATGAATGATTGGAGATGAGCAAGTGAAAGAGAGAAATACATGAAAGAGCTAGAACCATCAATTTATCTATAATCAGTTTAACGTGCAAAGGACCTTTTTCTTTGTGAAAGAAGCAGTCAACTATGAGAATTAATCACCCGATAAGCATTCAGCTTTGCATCACTTCACTAAAGCACCATAAGTGAATCATATCTTATTCTGACAGTGTCAAGCTATTGTATGACTGACaagaaaatcaattaatttttctcCATGATCATTGTGCTGCAATAGCACAACTATCTGAATTATGCTTGCGTTCAAGTGTTTCCAACAAAACATCAAAGCACAAGACAAGTTTATTTCAAATCTTGAGGACTCCCCCAATTTTGAAGAAAAACTTTTGATATGGTACAAACCCATTAACCATGGACTATGTGTATGCAAGTATGAATTTGTGGCAACTTGAACCCAATAGCTAGGATAGATATCTAAAAATCTTCCAAGATTTTACTATGCAAGCAATTATTTTCCTTACATTAATCGTATATAGTTGATACCTTTAATATTCAGTGATGTGTAGCAATGGCATTTCATAACTCTTAATGCAATATTCAAAAGGTAAAACACCTTTTTTCCAGTCACACCCAAACAAGCAAATCAACCAACAAAACCAAACATTTATCGCAAAGCAATAGCACAGAAATTTTGGTGCCAGTGTTCAAATTATTCTAATTGAGCATTAAAAGAAAATCCCAAATATCAAAATCAGCACGTGAAATTAAAATGGTCCGATATAAAGAGATCCAAAGAGCCCAAAAGATAAGCCATAGGCAAGGGCAATTCTAAATTCTATTTGCAAGTCCAAATTGAAGAAGTCAATCTAATATAatccaatattttttttttccaagaaAAGAAGGCACAGGAAACAGCCAATACTTAAAATCCACTGAACGAACTTAAGAGTAACATACCAACACAGAGAAAAATGAAAGTTATGTACCCGTTTATAACCCATAAGCCACAGGAAACAGCCAATACAATCTAAATAAAAGCTAATTAAAGGGTACTGGATAAATTACCAGGAATAGAATAAGGGCTAACAGCAGGGGTTTTTACATAATCTTCATTATCAGAGGCAAAAAGGTCTCTATCTTCTTCCTCTTCATTATTTTCTACTTCTTCACCATTCTCATCCTCTTCTTCCCCTCTGCTGCTAGCGCTCCCACTAGCACTGCTGCTGTCTCCACCATCGCTACTGTTGGATGAAGATGAAGCCGCCGATGATGACGAAGAACCAgaggaagatgatgaagaagaggaagagggagaTGATCTACGGGTACCATTGTTCTCTCTATCTTCTTGATCCTCCTCGTAGTCTTCCCCAAATAAATCAACCTCTTGCTCTGCAAAATCCATTAATGGCCTTGTgctgctgcttcttcttcttctgtgtcTGTTGAGTTGCTCTTTGCTCGGTGATTCTCTTCTGATCAAAACTCACTTTGAAGTATTTTGGCCTAAATTTTTTtgtcaaggaaaaaaaaaaatagtaccGAATTTCGTAAAAGGGTAAATTACTTGAAACCCTTGAAATCGGCTTAACACATTTCGGCCCCCCGACTTAAAAGAAAGCGCGCACAAGGTTGTAAACGAACCCCCCGGCTTAACAcgtttccttttccttttcctttttagaATTtggttttattaatatatagatTAATTTTTGTCaaagaatatttatattttttttcttaaattttgattttattaataaaaatttgtttttaaattttaaattctaaatgttatatttaaatattgagaaatttttaaataaacttAATTCATTATAgatctaaaaaatataaaaataaattcatttaatttttttatagaataatccatttttttatattttaaacctATAATAAATCAGATCCACACTAATTTTTtcctaaataattatatatacctCTCTTAAAATGATGAAGTATGAGAATTTCAGCTAATtgttttattgaaattaatttaactgGACTGAAATTACTTTCAAAGTCTGTAACTAAACCGCAccaattaaactgaaaaataataattttaattaaatcaaaatcaattaattcaatttttcacTTTAATCCAAAAACTCTCAACCCTACTTCTAAATATTAAATCATGAATgccaataaaaatataacagCATCCttttatatatctatataataaaattttattaaaaatgtcaaataaaataatcagaGTTTAAGAGAAGAGCCTGAGTTATAAACTACACTTTTCTCtgtatatttgaatttattaaatattttgctGAAAGATCAAGGCAATTATGAattgaaatatgaaatttaataattttttttttcagatatgTACTTCAGATCAGTTTCTTAATTGCACACACCAAAATCGTTAGTGTTTATGTCAAGGGGAAGAAAAAAAGCGCATGTTTTGGGGCAAAAAAGTTGGAATATTTGGACAATGTTAGTAAATCATGTCATGAAATGCCAGCAAAGAACATTTTCAAACCTATCAGTTGCAGCAAAACAAATAGATAATTGGAAATTTTGCATAAACCCACAATGGAATTTGATACATGGGCACTACATGTCACATTGCCTAGTGAAAAGGGTATTCGTCCCAAGCTTTTTTATTATACATTGTTAAAGAAATTTTGAAGCGGGACCCCGAACATCTTCTCCAGCAACAGCAGCTGTTTCCCCAACTCGAACCTGTGGCCTTCTAGTCGCGAAGGAGAGCTCAGCCTCATGGACAACCTACAAGCAATGATTTACTTCCCAATTCACAAATTCCTCTCAACAAATTCCCATATTCTTTCTTCCATGTAAACCCGGTCTCTGTGCCGTCTTGGCATGTGTCGTTCATCCGGGAAAATTAGTAGCTCATAGGGTTTTCCAGCTGCCACTAGTGCATTGACAAGCCTAGCAGTGTGCCTAAAATGCACATTTTCATCAATCATGCCATGCACCAATAATATTTTCCCTTTTAATTTGTGCACATGATGCATCACAGAGCTGTCTTCATAACCAGTAGGGTTTTGAGAAGGCAATCCCATGTACTTCTCAGTGTAAAACGTGTCATATCCATCCCATGACGTCACAGGAGCACCAGAGACAGAACAATGGAAGACATCAGGAAACCTGGCCAGGATCATAGCTGACATATATCCCCCATAACTCCATCCATACAACCCAATATGGCCAACTTTTGCTAGCCCTTGTTTGATGAGCCATTCAGCTCCAGTAAGCTGATCCTCAGCGTCAATACGCCCAGCATTGTATTTGAGAGCACCTTCAAACTTCAGCCCACGTCGAGCACTTCCTCTATTGTCCAACTGTAAATGGGAAGCAACCAAGATAAGTTCTTTTATTAGATATAATTTGGTATATTTATAGGAAAAACAAAGTTTCTGTGTCATAATCCATCAGGGGTTTTAAGTTACAACAATGTGAGACTTGTATAagacatctccaaacatgcatctcaacaacCAAGATGCATCTTAAATCATAATCTTTTCAACATTCAACTGCTCTACATCTTTCTTTGTACTGCAGATACATTCAAGCATCAAAGAACTTAAAATTTCCTAAGTGAATGATGCCTAAACAAGCACCTAGTGAAAAGAATACACGCAAATGTTGAGAAATGTGAGTTTCTATTGCCGCAGGTTCCAACAGCACAATATAACTGTGAAGGACACAAATAATGAACACAATGAGGTATATATGCAAATGGAAACCTCTAGAGCATTTGGAATGTGCAATCTTTGACAATATAGTCAATTTGGGACAAAAGATAGTAACAACGCattctaactaataaattaGAACAGCAAATCAAAACCAGGATAACATTTCAGGATGACTGAGAAGTGAAAAGACTAACCTTCCATACAAGAATGCCTTTGCTCCGAAGATATTGAGCTCTCATATCAACTGTATTTAACCAAGAATCACAGACATATTGTACACCTGGGCCACCGTACACATTGATCATGGTCTTGTATGGCGGTGATCCAAATTTTGTTGGGTCAGGCTTGTATAAAGCACCATAGAGTATGGTCCCATCATTTGCCTtaacctgaactatctctggAGGCTCAAGTTCAAGCCGTTTAAATCTTGGAATAGTGAAAGGCTGTTCATACAGAGGCATAATTACATTTCCATCAAGCAAGGAGCACAGCAAAACCCTAGGGGTAGAGTCAAGGGAATCATGAATATCAACAAAATTACGCATGTGGTGATCAAGTACTACCACGTGTTTCCCCTTACCATGTGTTAATCTCACTGGACCAAGAAAGTTTTGGTTGCCATCTGGGTATAGTTTAGCACAGTAAAGGTTAGATTCCAAAGCTCCATCTAGAGTTGCAGTAAAATACACAAGCCCTGCAGCCTCATTTATACCTGCAATTTGCTCAACCACCCACTTGCCTTCAGTGATAGGTCCCAAGCACGTGCCATTTGCATCATGGAGATACAAATGTCTGAATCCTGTTTTTTCACTTGCCCAGATAAATCCTCCAGAGTATTTAGTAACACCTTTATCCAAAGGAGTGAAGCAATCATGTAAATTAACCCATATATCTTGTTCCTCCACCAACATGATATCTCTTTGCCCTGTCTTAATATCAAACTTCAGGATCTTTAATTTGGAGTGAGACCTGTTCAGCACCTGAGCTGTGAGGATATCTCCATGCATCCAATTGACTCTGGCCAAATATTCCTCCGCATTGTCCAGTGCTCCTTTCCCTCCACAGACAAGATCCAACCATTTGATGGGACCACCAGCAGCAGAAACTACTCCAAGGCGAACTTTGGCATTAGAAGCTCCTGCAAAGGGATAAGCATGGTCTTCCTGTGCCTCTTCACCAACAGAACTTTTACCTTGGTGCATAATTCTAAAAAGAGGTATCCCAGACGAATCAACTTGTGTGAATGCAATGAATTTGCTGTCAAGTGACCACCAGTATCCATTTTTCCTGTCCATTTCCTCCTGCAGTTTAAACAATTAAAGATCAAGAGGAAAAGTATACTTCTAACCAAAGtggaaaaaataaaagcaaatttaaaattcataacAATAACAACAATAACATTCATCAGTCCATATAATCAAATTTTAGCAACTTAAGTTTGcatagaaaagaaaagttagtaaatgtaattttataaacacACAAAATGGTTTGCCATGACGAGGATTTATGCTTTAGGAAACTTCAAAAGACATATTTCTTGCTACTCATAAATAAAGCATATATGTTCAGTATATGCTCGTCTAGTTGTTTTATCCTCAAACCCTTAATTTAATCCTCTctatattatagcatccaaaAGTTATCATGCTGAACTCTGGAATAAGACCTTCAATCCTAAATACTATAGCATCCATCTCCAAATTCTCTATATGGAGTATGGACTTGGTTAATCCTAAAAGTGTATTCACAAAATACTACAGAGTTTTTCGCTCCCTTACAATTGAGCAAATGATTAATAGCCCGCTTTGCTTCCAACAAATAATGAAACTAATAACCAAAAACCCCCCCAGTAAAATTGTCCCAAAAGCCTCCTCAAGCAAAAATGAGACTAACCATTTACAAAGAGAATATATCTACTTTAATGCATATATGGAGAGGGGAAAGGAAATAGTTCTCACCTGAGCTATATATTCAGCAAGGCCATGAGTCTGCAGATGCAGGGGAAAATTAAGTGAGTCAACTTCAAAGTAAAAGAACATTAATTGAATGCCAAAAACTTGCCCAAAACATATTTCTATTTTATTCCCAAAGTCATATATATGAATGGACAGAAAATTGAAGACAAGATCTAGCCTGGTAATAGTCTTCATGGTGTAGTGCCATGCCACAAACCCTGATTTAAAACCCACCTCAGTTTCAAATTTCAATAATACcagaaaaacaagataaaattgTCAACCACCCAAAACGAAGTTCTTGTAGCACATTCAAACAAGTTCTCCACATCCACATTTTGTATCTCATCACAGTTGCTCTGGTAAAATTTTAAGGTAACCAAAGTCTACAAGTAATGGAAAGTTTTAGGAAAAGATGAGATGGGTATGAAAACTGTGTGGTAGAAAGTAAAAACAACTTGATTTTTTACCTGTTATAACATCTAGTATCCTGAATATTCACAAATTCTCCATCATGGTAGATGTGAAGAGAACCAAAACTGGAAACACATACTATTACTGGCTCAACATAAAATGGCAAGGTGAAGAACTAATTAACAGTGATTTAACGGAGATACAAGACACTGGGTAGAGCTGCAGGGTAGGAAGAAGCATGTAGGACATACTGCTCGGTTAGGATTTTCAAATGCAAGATGAAATGATGAATTGATTAAAGAACTGCATACATAAATTAATATGCttgaatcaaaattaatctGCATAATAATATGTTAGCCAATTGAagagaatatttttcttttcttttgaagaGACCAAAAGAATGGTCACAATGTAAAAAGACACTATAAACATGTCAGTCACTCAACTCATGAGATCATGCATTATTGAACGAAAtctatcatatcataacatccaATGTAACCACAAAGATCTAACCTTGTATAAATGCTAAACTTACCACTACATTTCCCTGGGCACcatgtgttagttgttttgatTCATTGTGCAAGAGATTTAGAACATGTAGCTCACTATCCTTTACATAAGCAAGCATAGTACCATCAGGGGACAGATGTGGATCAATAATTGGAGAAAATGGTGAGCTAGGAAGCTTAAGCTCCACTTTTGATGAGCAAAGTTCCTGGAAATGAACCTGTAAACAAATAGGAAATAATCCATCAGCCGAGCTCAAAGAATTCAAGTTTCTAGCAAGTGAGATTATTTTAATGGTCAGTGAATTACGTTAACACACAAAAGCCATCTGGGAACTTATTCAAACAAATCCAAAGGCTCAGGAGAGAGAAAAGTTAATGGTGTATGATTATCAGATGTGGCCCTAATATATTAAGTTGTAGGACTAAATACTCAGGAATTCAAACTGaaacatttctttttttttttgtaatgttTTCAAAAGAGCCAACGATCTATTGTATGGATTTAAAACCCCTCATCACAAAAATTAACTTGGAGAAATACTTTATTgtataaacttaaaagtaaaaggTTCAAGTAACCAAATAAGTTCTACAGCTGCAAATCATGACATTGGATTCAAGACAATTTTGTAATAATACTACCAACAAGAAGTATCACAAATGAGAACACACTTATTCCTTCACCTTCTTAATGCAGACTACTGTAGGTATATTTTGTCAGGCACAAAAGGACCACAAAGCTAGAATTACAAAACAATCACaccaattaatataaattacagGAAATGAGAGAACAAACCCCCGAAGGCAAAGGCACCATAATTGCTTTCTTCTTTGAGCTTGTCTTCACCCATTCATACCGTGTCACTCCAAGTCCACGTTCTCTGGACCTCTCCCTCCTCAACTTCTCTTCTGGCGATATATTACTCTCATCAAGTCCACCATCGAGGGGACTGAAAAGCAATTCCTGTTTGCCAGTCTTGGGATCAAAAGCAAACACCTTTCTACTCAAAGTTTGATCAGGACTAAACAAGTAAGTTATTAAAGTATCATCAGGACTGAAACTGATTGAAGTGGGTGCACAGTATCCTGGCAATGGAGATTGTACAATCTCCTCAACAGGGAAAAAAACGCCGGAGTCAAGATTTTGAGGGGTGATGGGATCAGTCAGAGGCATGTTCTTATTGAATGACCTCAAACGCTTCAAGTGCTTGTTCTCGTTCTCGTCAACTGCTTGCATTACAGAAAAACTAACCACTTGCAATTAATTTGCAAGAGAGCACGAACCAAAACCTTCAAATGAAAGACCCAGAAGAAAGGAAAgattagaaaatataaaaatacaatcttagagcatcaaatgaactaaaaataaaaacatgacTTACAGTGTAGATCTTTCCCCTCCATTTTCTCAGCAATCAAATGAGAAAATAACCCATTTTCAAACATTCAAACTTCTTGCCATACCCAGCTGATTTTCCTCCAAACAAACAGCCGGGAGGGTTTGGGGGATAACGTATTTTACTTGCAAAGAAACTCCAAGGATTAGCCCAGTAACAAAGCTCTGCCCATCACAATAAAAATAATCAGCTGGACCCGATTGCACAATAACAAACTGCACCGAATCCGCAAAagcatttattatttaaaagaagAACGGGATTCGAAGAATAAATATAGAATTTACCCGGAAAGGCAATGGAAATGATCGGCCATGAAAGCG
The Manihot esculenta cultivar AM560-2 chromosome 1, M.esculenta_v8, whole genome shotgun sequence genome window above contains:
- the LOC110601420 gene encoding dipeptidyl aminopeptidase 4 gives rise to the protein MQAVDENENKHLKRLRSFNKNMPLTDPITPQNLDSGVFFPVEEIVQSPLPGYCAPTSISFSPDDTLITYLFSPDQTLSRKVFAFDPKTGKQELLFSPLDGGLDESNISPEEKLRRERSRERGLGVTRYEWVKTSSKKKAIMVPLPSGVHFQELCSSKVELKLPSSPFSPIIDPHLSPDGTMLAYVKDSELHVLNLLHNESKQLTHGAQGNVVTHGLAEYIAQEEMDRKNGYWWSLDSKFIAFTQVDSSGIPLFRIMHQGKSSVGEEAQEDHAYPFAGASNAKVRLGVVSAAGGPIKWLDLVCGGKGALDNAEEYLARVNWMHGDILTAQVLNRSHSKLKILKFDIKTGQRDIMLVEEQDIWVNLHDCFTPLDKGVTKYSGGFIWASEKTGFRHLYLHDANGTCLGPITEGKWVVEQIAGINEAAGLVYFTATLDGALESNLYCAKLYPDGNQNFLGPVRLTHGKGKHVVVLDHHMRNFVDIHDSLDSTPRVLLCSLLDGNVIMPLYEQPFTIPRFKRLELEPPEIVQVKANDGTILYGALYKPDPTKFGSPPYKTMINVYGGPGVQYVCDSWLNTVDMRAQYLRSKGILVWKLDNRGSARRGLKFEGALKYNAGRIDAEDQLTGAEWLIKQGLAKVGHIGLYGWSYGGYMSAMILARFPDVFHCSVSGAPVTSWDGYDTFYTEKYMGLPSQNPTGYEDSSVMHHVHKLKGKILLVHGMIDENVHFRHTARLVNALVAAGKPYELLIFPDERHMPRRHRDRVYMEERIWEFVERNL
- the LOC110601280 gene encoding NAD-capped RNA hydrolase DXO1 isoform X2, producing the protein MDFAEQEVDLFGEDYEEDQEDRENNGTRRSSPSSSSSSSSSGSSSSSAASSSSNSSDGGDSSSASGSASSRGEEEDENGEEVENNEEEEDRDLFASDNEDYVKTPAVSPYSIPVLPVIRNVNNQGRGNFGRGRWQNDRGVGLLPRPGFPPRQGYGYGSKFSNGHRDERFVSDLKFSKSEETLSRKMVAFQAPCELACYSRVEGGDVCFDDRSLRLFRRYISEDIGADLNEGFDTFIEKKDLGSEGFGDLLGCIRDKNIMLQNMHFVTFRNNLNKILATAYIRHEPWEMGVHKRNGVVYLDVHKLPERPQSELDRRRCYWGYCFESLATEDPRRADGEGIHHVDANVEYCSVLKTKLGAHRILMGAEMDCCDSTDDGKRFYVELKTSRELDYHTEERFERDKLLKFWIQSFLAGVPYIVIGFRDDAGRLVRTERLTTKDITNRVKAKNYWQFTYWKSSSR
- the LOC110601280 gene encoding NAD-capped RNA hydrolase DXO1 isoform X1, coding for MDFAEQEVDLFGEDYEEDQEDRENNGTRRSSPSSSSSSSSSGSSSSSAASSSSNSSDGGDSSSASGSASSRGEEEDENGEEVENNEEEEDRDLFASDNEDYVKTPAVSPYSIPVLPVIRNVNNQGRGNFGRGRWQNDRGVGLLPRPGFPPRQGYGYGSKFSNGHRDERFVSDLKFSKSEETLSRKMVAFQAPCELACYSRVEGGDVCFDDRSLRLFRRYISEDIGADLNEGFDTFIEKKDLGSEGFGDLLGCIRDKNIMLQNMHFVTFRNNLNKILATAYIRHEPWEMGVHKRNGVVYLDVHKLPERPQSELDRRRCYWGYCFESLATEDPRRADGEGIHHVDANVEYCSVLKTKLGAHRILMGAEMDCCDSTDDGKRFYVELKTSRELDYHTEERFERDKLLKFWIQSFLAGVPYIVIGFRDDAGRLVRTERLTTKDITNRVKAKNYWQGGVCLAFADEVLCWLYGTVKENEDYILQFAPPFNRLELLQAQSCPDAITNHVMQL